One Malassezia restricta chromosome III, complete sequence DNA segment encodes these proteins:
- a CDS encoding protein involved in microtubule-related processes, giving the protein MTQELVDAWCRDIEQRRLVMEAHDAYKNWEQMMAVVCERSPVQILCLGIGSASVPAARDQWALLQDMRQHISKRCGTQPLVVVFDPQFDDMDVALVQRQQAQLPQENNCGAYQLSEPTLVYMPHCPKELYEALLRANWKKEALDHIILCGNELSLYSTDMTAYPCLERIAPYTHAYPVPSLPASTAGALDASMQVFFSPWQDMPDSKPAQTWTYQPVRRKARARRARSSLVREPMRMEEDAFWSLPQARLEYGPEVLTTPVMNTTKIV; this is encoded by the exons ATGACGCAGGAGCTTGTAGATGCCTGGTGCCGAGACATTGAACAGCGTCGACTTGTCATGGAGGCCCATGATGCCTATAAAAACTGGGAGC AAATGATGGCGGTTGTGTGTGAAAGATCACCTGTTCAAATCCTATGCTTGGGCATTGGGTCAGCGTCAGTGCCGGCTGCCCGGGATCAATGGGCATTGTTGCAGGATATGCGCCAGCATATAAGCAAGCGCTGTGGAACACAACCTTTGGTTGTGGTATTTGATCCTCAATTCGATGACATGGATGTGGCGCTAGTGCAACGTCAACAAGCACAACTGCCACAGGAGAATAACTGTGGTGCCTATCAACTATCGGAGCCCACGTTGGTATACATGCCGCATTGTCCCAAAGAGCTGTACGAGGCACTTCTACGTGCCAACTGGAAAAAAGAAGCGCTGGATCACATCATTCTTTGTGGGAATGAACTCAGCCTGTATTCAACAGATATGACTGCCTATCCTTGCCTCGAGAGAATCGCACCCTATACGCACGCATATCCCGTACCATCACTACCTGCATCCACAGCCGGTGCACTGGATGCAAGTATGCAGGTGTTTTTTTCGCCGTGGCAGGATATGCCGGATTCGAAGCCCGCCCAGACGTGGACCTATCAGCCCGTTCGACGCaaagcgcgagcgcgacgtgcccGATCGAGTCTTGTGCGTGAACCAATGCGCATGGAAGAAGACGCCTTCTGGTCACTACCGCAGGCCAGGTTGGAGTATGGTCCAGAGGTGCTGACCACACCGGTGATGAATACCACAAAAATCGTGTAG
- a CDS encoding DUF6 domain protein, protein MWDRLPGGPASIAVFLCILVSYTTQTEAIQYIQHTLGYKKPLLLLYVTHSSFMFLLPIHLALIHVCTSHSVPHCCAMLKRDTKKQLSLAFGSEKSSLAANITRLSCVLFILTVALTIPSVSWFLAVPLTSMANITSIYNTFSLWALVFSVYFLKEPCSYLQVIAVLLGLVGVVLSAYGGATQPAIIAGLQGGRVISYALLGDVLALLGAISMAAYEIFYKRLAMIPQDELRGSFQPLSSDELSEHAPQDEIEGELPFGLHPIMMMTGIGAMTLCLFWIPLLFSHLFGIERIEWPTSGTTLLWILLSILCGTLFNGCFAILLSLWGPVLASMSCLLTTVLVQLTDVLLGIPFSWISMVGNLIITVSFACLLPW, encoded by the coding sequence ATGTGGGATCGATTGCCGGGAGGACCGGCATCGATTGCCGTGTTTCTATGCATTCTCGTGTCCTATACCACTCAAACGGAGGCAATACAATACATACAACATACTCTGGGATACAAAAAGCCTCTTTTGCTTTTGTATGTAACGCATAGCAGTTTTATGTTCCTGCTGCCGATCCACTTGGCCTTGATACACGTGTGCACATCTCATTCTGTGCCACACTGTTGTGCCATGCTCAAGCGCGACACGAAAAAACAGCTGTCACTGGCCTTTGGCTCTGAAAAAAGCAGCTTAGCTGCCAACATAACTCGTTTGTCCTGTGTGCTCTTCATACTCACGGTTGCGCTGACCATTCCCTCGGTGAGTTGGTTCCTGGCTGTGCCCCTCACGAGCATGGCCAATATCACGTCTATCTATAACACTTTTAGTTTATGGGCTCTGGTTTTTTCCGTGTACTTTTTAAAGGAACCATGTTCTTACCTTCAAGTTATTGCTGTCTTGTTGGGCCTCGTAGGTGTGGTCTTGTCGGCTTATGGCGGCGCAACGCAACCTGCTATCATCGCGGGTCTTCAGGGCGGTCGCGTTATTTCATATGCACTGTTGGGCGATGTGTTGGCTCTACTAGGAGCTATATCTATGGCCGCTTACGAGATCTTCTACAAGCGCCTAGCCATGATACCCCAGGACGAGTTGCGCGGCTCGTTTCAGCCATTGTCTTCGGACGAACTGTCGGAGCATGCACCTCAGGATGAGATCGAGGGCGAGTTGCCTTTTGGGCTCCATCCCATCATGATGATGACAGGTATCGGCGCCATGACTTTGTGCCTTTTCTGGATCCCACTGTTGTTCTCACATCTCTTTGGCATAGAGAGGATCGAATGGCCTACGAGTGGGACTACACTCCTATGGATTCTTCTCAGCATTCTCTGCGGCACCCTGTTTAACGGATGCTTTGCCATTCTGCTTTCTCTTTGGGGCCCCGTTCTCGCTTCCATGTCCTGCCTGCTCACTACCGTTCTGGTCCAGCTCACGGACGTCTTGCTCGGTATTCCGTTCTCTTGGATTAGTATGGTGGGCAACCTGATTATTACTGTAAGCTTTGCGTGTCTCCTGCCGTGGTAA
- a CDS encoding tRNA (uracil-5-)-methyltransferase: MQRVSSTTLTAARVTMMQAKKAHSPPSPTDSLPSKKARTVALKRDRKRVHNLQKAYQKQVLKHGDPPILFDILEMLGKPRVDEILARNEEFERVPPFGEEVVVKIDRLSSHGDGLALTPQGDRLLVVPFALPGEVVRVYPYASDRFVFKSRIVEILERNASMRKESLVQCRYFGQCGGCQYQMIPYEQQLELKREVVRRAFMHYSKLDSSLVPEVLPTMPSPERMHYRTKLTPHFDLPASLRRAYGKEVPAEPVDVAIGFDNPSTGRVMDIEECPIGTPVLNEAMKRERQRVRESIRSFKNGATLLLRDSLKSFDSEESVAVTDHKATVYERVGSTKFSTPAGAFFQNNRSIIPLVMDYVRSQLPASDKPRYLVDTYCGSGLFALSLAPLFDKVAGVEISASSIECANENARQNHIFNADFLAGEAENIFSKISFPRAQTTVVIDPPRRGCDQAFIDQLVALRPRNIIYVSCNVHTQARDTGMLLRACPSYQIQSVRGFDFFPQTHHVESICVMQDTEFTTAGDTQSLQ, translated from the exons ATGCAACGAGTGTCTTCCACGACGTTGACTGCTGCGCGAGTCACTATGATGCAAGCTAAAAAGGCGCACTCTCCACCTAGTCCGACAGATTCGCTACCATCGAAAAAAGCACGGACAGTGGCATTAAAGCGGGATCGAAAGCGTGTGCACAATTTGCAAAAAGCCTACCAGAAGCAAGTGCTAAAACATGGTGATCCGCCCATTTTGTTTGACATTCTTGAGATGCTTGGCAAGCCGCGAGTAGATGAGATTTTAGCGCGGAACGAGGAGTTTGAGCGCGTGCCACCATTCGGTGAAGAGGTCGTGGTAAAGATCGATCGACTTAGCTCACATGGCGACGGCCTTGCACTCACACCACAAGGCGACCGACTCTTGGTGGTACCATTTGCACTTCCTGGCGAAGTTGTGCGTGTGTATCCATATGCATCTGACCGATTTGTTTTCAAGTCGCGCATTGTAGAAATACTGGAACGGAATGCGTCCATGCGTAAGGAGAGTCTTGTGCAATGTCGATATTTCGGACAATGTGGTGGTTGCCAATACCAGATGATCCCCTATGAGCAGCAATTGGAGCTAAAACGGGAAGTAGTGCGACGCGCATTCATGCATTATTCTAAGTTGGactcgtcgctcgtgccaGAAGTGCTTCCAACCATGCCATCTCCTGAGAGGATGCATTATCGCACAAAGCTCACGCCGCATTTTGATCTCCCAGCTTCATTGCGCCGTGCGTACGGAAAAGAAGTACCGGCAGAGCCTGTCGATGTGGCTATCGGATTTGATAATCCTTCCACGGGTCGTGTCATGGATATCGAGGAGTGCCCTATCGGCACACCGGTTCTTAATGAGGCAATGAAACGGGAACGTCAGAGGGTGCGCGAGTCAATTCGAAGCTTTAAAAATGGGGCTACCTTGCTTCTTCGAGACTCTTTGAAGTCGTTTGATAGCGAAGAGTCTGTGGCCGTCACTGACCACAAAGCCACCGTTTATGAGCGTGTTGGTTCCACCAAATTTTCAACACCGGCCGGTGCTTTTTTCCAGAACAATCGCTCTATTATTCCCCTCGTCATGGATTATGTGCGGTCACAGCTTCCAGCTAGTGATAAGCCGCGGTATCTCGTGGATACATATTGTGGTTCAGGCCTCTTCGCGCTGTCCCTGGCCCCGCTCTTTGACAAAGTAGCAGGGGTCGAAATCAGTGCCAGCTCGATTGAATGTGCCAATGAAAACGCCCGGCAAAATCATATTTTCAATGCCGACTTTCTGGCAGGCGAGGCAGAAAACATTTTTTCAAAGATTTCCTTTCCGCGTGCACAAACCACGGTCGTGATTGATCCTCCTCGCCGGGGATGCGATCAGGCATTTATTGATCAGCTCGTTGCCCTACGACCACGAAACATCATTTATGTGTCATGCAATGTTCAT ACCCAGGCACGCGACACGGGTATGCTCCTTCGGGCGTGTCCTTCGTACCAGATCCAGAGTGTGCGTGGATTTGACTTCTTCCCACAAACGCA CCACGTTGAGAGCATATGCGTTATGCAGGACACTGAATTTACCACGGCAGGAGACACGCAAAGCTTACAGTAA
- a CDS encoding GINS complex subunit 2, producing the protein MALPTPTRYGILPTEMEYVASSETIVDILPLISLDRVRLLSGTYGPFEPPARAQVPLWLAILLRKKRKCVIVPPEWLSVETLAEFLRQETVTLPFSPLPLHYVAIAHLLLEHAAEDIPDASRVRALLKDLRDARQSKILAGLGMINPTHLEMTNISSMEICELRPLFVTALSQLHALHGSSNDANTEDMPSQTSESVAPTLDDNDENISVRRA; encoded by the exons ATGGCACTACCGACACCTACCAGGTATGGCATACTGCCGACCGAGATGGAGTATGTGGCCAGCTCAGAGACCATCGTTGATATTCTACCGCTTATATCGTTAGACCGCGTGCGATTGCTAAGCGGTACGTATGGCCCATTTGAGCCTCCGGCCCGTGCTCAGGTACCTTTATGGCTCGCTATTTTGTTACGAAAGAAGCGAAAGTGCGTGATTGTGCCCCCCGAATGGCTTAGTGTCG AAACTTTAGCTGAATTTCTGCGACAAGAGACAGTCACGTTGCCATTCTCTCCTCTTCCACTCCATTATGTGGCCATAGCGCATCTTCTCTTGGAACATGCGGCGGAAGATATACCCGATGCATCGCGTGTGCGAGCATTGTTGAAAGACTTGCGTGATGCGAGGCAAAGTAAGATACTCGCCGGACTTGGGATGATTAATCCAACGCATTTGGAAATGACGAACATATCGTCTATGGAAATATGTGAGCTACGACCCCTCTTTGTGACAGCTCTTTCGCAGCTCCATGCACTTCATGGGTCATCTAATGATGCAAATACTGAGGACATGCCGTCGCAAACATCTGAAAGCGTTGCACCTACTTTGGACGATAACGACGAAAATATATCTGTCCGACGTGCCTAA
- a CDS encoding golgi membrane protein involved in vesicular trafficking and spindle migration translates to MHVAHILHHIKWRFASLTPLQRVCVVLIVATQVLIFAMVTYYGGDQILHSLARLAAWISHSKLGILILYISMTVCALPPMHGFTTCITLFGMAFASTDAHATISEQVYTLLYAWFLATIGLVLSACISMMVLRRVLHHLHGQWQMLARLREDRRFQALQRAITEHGLVMATLARFCPLPFCYTNLLLASLDSLSFGTFALSTFITAPRLIFPLFMGAKIYELSDRDMRDSLDPMSQRMNAAFIFVSMLFAVASSWFIWHRTRRALHLDQLPSDEEEPSLSLDDVL, encoded by the coding sequence ATGCATGTCGCACACATTCTGCATCACATAAAGTGGCGCTTTGCGTCACTAACACCGTTACAAAGAGTGTGTGTCGTCTTGATTGTCGCTACACAAGTTCTCATTTTCGCCATGGTCACATACTATGGAGGCGATCAAATTCTGCACTCGTTGGCGCGCTTGGCCGCGTGGATTTCCCATTCAAAGTTGGGCATTCTAATTCTTTATATCTCTATGACAGTCTGTGCACTCCCACCTATGCATGGATTCACGACGTGCATCACTCTTTTTGGCATGGCCTTTGCTTCGACAGATGCCCATGCCACCATTTCGGAGCAGGTCTATACCCTTCTATATGCATGGTTCCTCGCCACAATCGGGTTGGTTCTTAGTGCCTGCATTAGCATGATGGTGTTACGTCGAGTGCTGCATCATTTGCATGGCCAATGGCAGATGTTAGCACGCCTCAGAGAAGACCGCCGATTCCAAGCCCTGCAACGTGCTATAACCGAGCATGGCCTTGTCATGGCGACTTTGGCGCGTTTCTGCCCGTTGCCATTTTGCTACACAAACTTACTCCTCGCTTCGCTGGATTCATTATCCTTTGGTACGTTTGCCTTGAGCACCTTTATCACTGCGCCACGGCTTATATTCCCTTTATTCATGGGCGCCAAAATATACGAGTTGAGTGACCGGGACATGCGCGACAGTTTGGATCCCATGTCACAGCGGATGAATGCTGCATTTATATTTGTAAGCATGCTTTTTGCTGTCGCATCGAGTTGGTTTATATGGCATCGAACACGTCGCGCCCTTCATCTTGATCAACTCCCATCTGATGAAGAAGAACCGTCCCtctcgctggacgacgtgcttTAA
- a CDS encoding cytochrome c heme-lyase: MAKSQASFPKRGAKRALSNEREVSSIPRYYLDQNNSDAPESAHASADAVSNGDNEKHWVYPSPQQFYNAVRRKNHNARVEDMDVVVPIHNAVNEEAWRRITEWEDAWKSDADAPRPQLVNFVGRPRDITWRAWFRGLAGYEMPFDRHDWVIVRPRSDDDQTPQTMRYIIDFYAGRAPSSSSTNSPVSFYLDVRPAPSSMEGIAMRLHRWWMDMKV, encoded by the coding sequence ATGGCAAAAAGCCAAGCGTCTTTTCCAAAGCGTGGGGCTAAGCGTGCTCTATCGAATGAGAGAGAAGTATCATCTATACCGAGGTATTACCTAGACCAAAACAACAGTGATGCGCCAGAAtcggcgcatgcatctGCCGATGCAGTGTCAAATGGTGATAACGAAAAGCATTGGGTGTACCCCTCGCCACAGCAGTTTTATAATGCAGTTCGGCGCAAAAACCACAATGCGCGTGTAGAGGATATGGACGTGGTGGTTCCTATACACAATGCTGTAAACGAAGAGGCTTGGCGCCGCATCACCGAATGGGAAGATGCATGGAAGTCTGATGCCGATGCGCCCCGTCCCCAACTGGTCAACTTTGTTGGGCGTCCTCGTGACATTACATGGCGCGCATGGTTCCGCGGCCTGGCCGGTTACGAAATGCCATTCGACCGACATGATTGGGTGATTGTTCGTCCACGGTCGGACGATGACCAAACACCTCAGACGATGCGATATATTATCGACTTTTACGCTGGACGTGCAccatcctcgtcctcaACAAATTCTCCTGTGAGCTTTTACTTGGATGTGAGACCAGCACCAAGTAGTATGGAGGGCATTGCTATGCGTTTGCATCGGTGGTGGATGGATATGAAGGTATGA
- a CDS encoding DNA-directed RNA polymerase III subunit RPC3, whose amino-acid sequence MVCRRLVALVSCVDMSFFYHSSWVCFHVRYLTAMSSVSVREQSHLCLHIIREHFGPIVESVAHVLLRRGRLTVPELVRYLNASPVSIPGHLTPKRSELTSKASSRLFPLRVVQQALIVLIQHHCVLHSKPTGDALSGEEFFEINQEEVLCRLRFGTYLSLAHAWGGDDAQDVVRVLLYHGQMRVADILSALTHSDETQVPDANRIARLRVLLVSMLQDSVVRPSTPIQHVSPLDRQLTLELSLRKTQRGVPTAKSLREIKAKVESIINEEDYRDWEGSSIGDTDGLRLGLVRKASSDQNRDKRQKRRSNTDVSVSRDDIDIDSNVWLRVHYDFFHIRLRNDIIVRATTSRYNSMTGEIMRYMLETDRPGTAPCEKDERSRPISVSSLAHRIPKDTRIQRGFDKRSIMAQYDTKRSATPSTSELLAEYVAVLTCNDNISSSVHSTRFLAPCGSGSVSGATTGTRVASTFTVEYVNIIRQLQLDMVRDVVVDRFGPIAGRIFSILVEKGKLEEKHISKIGLISMGETRDICSRLFAASILSLQEVPKSNERNPQRTFFLWYVDAVHCKSWLQDQLHRTLIQLSRRRLYEQSQKTSLLRKSERTDVREDANSLLTDWERNELASLRAVEEAITVAEARVVRDTFVLQHFS is encoded by the exons ATGGTATGCAGAAGGCTAGTTGCATTAGTCAGCTGCGTAGACATGTCCTTTTTTTACCACAGCTCCTGGGTCTGCTTCCACGTCCGTTACCTAACGGCGATGAGCAGCGTCAGTGTGCGTGAACAATcgcacctgtgcctgcaTATCATTCGCGAACATTTTGGTCCCATTGTCGAA AGTGTCGCACACGTGCTTCTTCGTCGAGGCCGTCTCACGGTGCCTGAGCTGGTCCGTTACCTCAATGCATCTCCTGTATCTATTCCCGGACACCTCACCCCGAAAAGATCAGAACTCACATCAAAAGCTTCTAGTAGGTTATTTCCCTTGCGCGTTGTACAGCAAGCGCTTATTGTTTTGATCCAGCACCATTGCGTCCTGCACTCCAAGCCGACTGGCGACGCATTATCTGGCGAAGAGTTTTTTGAAATTAACCAAGAAGAAGTGCTTTGTCGTTTACGCTTCGGAACATACCTGTCTTTGGCTCATGCATGGGGTGGTGATGATGCTCAAGACGTTGTTCGAGTCCTTTTATACCACGGCCAAATGCGTGTTGCAGACATACTAAGCGCACTTACTCATTCAGACGAGACTCAAGTGCCTGATGCTAACCGGATTGCTCGTTtgcgtgtgctgctggtCAGTATGCTTCAAGATTCAGTTGTACGGCCCAGCACACCCATACAACATGTCTCGCCTTTGGACCGCCAGCTGACGCTAGAACTGTCTCTTCGAAAGACGCAAAGGGGTGTTCCAACGGCTAAATCTCTTCGAGAAATCAAAGCAAAAGTTGAATCTATTATTAACGAGGAAGATTATCGTGATTGGGAAGGTAGCTCAATTGGCGATACTGACGGCCTTCGACTGGGTCTGGTACGGAAAGCATCTAGTGATCAAAACCGTGACAAACGACAAAAGCGACGCTCCAATACTGATGTGAGTGTGTCGCGTGATGATATTGATATTGATTCGAATGTGTGGCTCCGTGTACATTATGACTTTTTCCATATTCGCTTGCGTAACGATATTATCGTGCGAGCTACGACATCTCGATACAATTCAATGACGGGTGAGATTATGCGTTATATGCTTGAAACCGACCGACCTGGGACAGCCCCGTGCGAAAAAGATGAGCGTTCTCGGCCTATCTCTGTTTCCTCACTTGCACATCGAATTCCGAAAGACACTCGCATTCAACGTGGTTTTGACAAGCGCTCCATCATGGCACAGTATGATACGAAACGGTCGGCTACACCGTCGACTAGCGAACTATTGGCCGAGTATGTGGCTGTACTGACGTGCAACGACAACATCTCCTCGTCTGTACACTCCACTCGTTTTTTGGCGCCTTGTGGCTCTGGCAGCGTATCGGGCGCGACAACAGGAACACGTGTCGCCTCAACCTTCACCGTCGAATATGTTAATATTATCAGGCAACTACAACTCGACATGGTTCGTGATGTGGTTGTCGATCGGTTCGGTCCGATCGCTGGTCGCATCTTTAGCATTCTTGTTGAGAAGGGCAAGCTTGAAGAAAAGCACATCTCTAAAATCGGTTTAATCTCCATGGGTGAAACACGCGATATTTGTTCGCGTCTTTTTGCTGCGTCGATCTTGAGCTTGCAAGAAGTACCCAAGAGCAATGAACGCAACCCTCAACGTACATTCTTTCTTTGGTATGTGGATGCGGTTCATTGCAAGTCTTGGCTCCAGGATCAACTCCATCGCACTCTTATTCAgctgagccgccgccgacttTATGAGCAGTCCCAAAAGACTTCTTTGCTTCGAAAATCTGAGCGTACTGATGTACGAGAGGATGCTAACAGTCTACTCACGGATTGGGAGCGCAATGAACTGGCATCTTTGCGTGCCGTCGAAGAAGCGATTACCGTGGCCGAGGCTCGGGTCGTTCGAGATACCtttgtgctgcagcacttTAGCTGA
- a CDS encoding cell wall protein, producing MDSDLDNALIQSEALYCLRREQLVNLCKRRGIKARGKAPELADLLRQSIQVHQASSPKPMSPALAELPHSSPRASSPSIKSPPMPSQSPVLPPHTEQSSPLLHQTVMNRTTSRLSTHSRSSHVSSIMASPPVDSPSSPVGITTPRVSGRGYARCASPQPSLPDMLPMQMICEIPNQGTDVGIDSNSATEKESPDRTNTSEDALDWLISAINDQPNASEGNAPEVGASARPKSKHVSMDDDSRTTKKERPASAMELRRQDPASPRPTSPQPRPTTSLDDTRAMSHAHAHSAASSISTPLTDIPAFQAVSDSRDESSALTSIVPASLRSCSPVPSSNENRQYGLLSHDNSHHDKAKAPSALTSAANLENVKDVSKTQFHKVSKMARRMRSILESTSPAQATNLNEFLHSKSTKRAKYAQAEYEGVADPVLLRQALYSSSRMPTTTVPVIHTSRAEADENKPPMAIERARSLRTTRKFDATRRSVQRSAQAAPMDKLRLVNALR from the coding sequence ATGGACAGTGACTTGGACAATGCACTGATCCAAAGCGAAGCCTTGTACTGCCTACGTCGCGAGCAGCTTGTAAATCTGTGTAAGCGCCGCGGCATCAAAGCGCGTGGCAAAGCACCCGAACTGGCGGACTTGCTGCGTCAGAGTATCCAAGTTCATCAGGCTAGTTCACCTAAACCAATGTCACCTGCGCTTGCCGAATTGCCTCATAGCTCTCCAAGAGCTTCATCTCCCTCGATAAAGAGCCCGCCTATGCCATCACAGAGCCCTGTGCTTCCTCCGCATACCGAGCAATCAAGTCCATTGCTGCATCAGACCGTTATGAATCGCACCACTAGCCGCTTGTCAACTCATTCACGTTCTAGCCATGTGTCCTCAATCATGGCTAGCCCGCCTGTTGATTCGCCATCATCTCCCGTCGGTATTACTACACCCAGAGTCTCCGGGCGTGGCTATGCTAGGTGCGCAAGTCCCCAGCCGAGCCTGCCCGATATGTTACCCATGCAGATGATCTGCGAGATTCCAAATCAGGGCACCGATGTCGGTATTGATTCAAACTCCGCAACTGAGAAAGAGTCACCCGACCGTACTAACACGTCCGAAGATGCCCTTGATTGGCTCATCAGCGCCATAAACGATCAACCTAATGCGTCAGAGGGCAATGCGCCAGAAGTCGGAGCTTCTGCGAGGCCAAAATCAAAGCATGTTTCCATGGATGACGACTCGCGTACAACGAAAAAAGAGCGACCCGCTTCTGCGATGGAGCTGCGCCGTCAGGACCCAGCGTCTCCAAGGCCAACTTCACCGCAGCCAAGGCCAACGACATCTTTGGACGATACACGAGCAATGTCACATGCTCACGCGCACTCAGCAGCTTCGTCTATATCTACACCGCTCACGGATATACCCGCTTTTCAAGCAGTGTCGGATTCCCGTGATGAGTCTAGTGCCCTCACCTCGATTGTGCCAGCTTCGCTCAGGTCGTGTTCGCCCGTCCCTTCTTCAAATGAGAATCGGCAGTATGGCTTACTGAGTCACGATAATTCACATCATGACAAAGCCAAGGCACCCTCAGCACTCACTTCTGCCGCCAATCTCGAAAATGTTAAAGACGTATCAAAAACACAGTTCCATAAAGTCTCTAAGATGGCACGCCGAATGCGATCCATCCTAGAGTCAACGTCACCTGCACAGGCTACGAACTTGAATGAATTTTTGCATTCAAAGAGCACTAAGCGTGCAAAGTATGCACAGGCAGAATATGAGGGCGTGGCGGATCCTGTACTGCTGAGACAGGCACTGTATTCCTCTTCACGAATGCCTACTACGACAGTGCCTGTGATCCATACTAGCCGAGCTGAAGCAGATGAGAATAAGCCGCCCATGGCAATTGAACGGGCGCGTTCGCTTCGCACGACAAGAAAATTCGATGCCACTCGTAGGTCCGTCCAACGCAGTGCTCAAGCTGCGCCTATGGACAAACTTAGGCTAGTCAATGCCCTACGATAG